The Lolium rigidum isolate FL_2022 chromosome 1, APGP_CSIRO_Lrig_0.1, whole genome shotgun sequence region tctacttcatgaaaacttccaacaatgaattgagtatatatatgtggatatatttattcgataaggaagaagtttgaaacatttgaatggattcaaataaatttcagcatgaagtggaaatcatcgtaatagaaaaatcaaatatctatgattggatcatggtggaaatatttgaattacgagttttagcgaacatctaaaagagttataaaattattctacaactcacgtttcttggagtatcatagtgatgatggagtatccgagagacgtatccaaaccttgttgggttaatgatgagataaaataatatgacaccattatattttttgtggattatgctttagagactactgcttttacactaaatagagcatcatcataatccgttgaaatgacaccatacgagttatggcatgggtataaaccctaatagtcttttcttaaattttggtatgcgtagcataagtaatgagtttacaaccaaaaccagatgaatgtctttgttgttgtcccagagaacaaattgggaattctttccactatgaagtcaaagacaaaagtgtttgtcgatgtttcttatttcaaataaattgtttctagcgaagtatttgagtgagaagacaatggaacttgataaggtttatgaacctgagcatgatgatcagagtagcgcagcatcggaaatggttccggaagtggccacgaagatcatagctcccatgtctacaaagtgttatagtcatggagatcaaagtacctattgaaccttgtagatgtggtttactttttgatcaaataaatgatttgtggacaaaggattgattttgaacaatgataaaccaactacatacaaagaagttatgatgggccctgactccgttaaaatggctatgcgccatgaaatccaagatatgtgaatactttttgaaagtaaatagatctataaaatttatAGACTTGGACATAATATCtttaaagaagctcgacttgtcaaaagattgtttatgacaaagttcaaagagttgactgcgataagattcGATCTTCAGCAGCGATGTTTATAGTCTATacggattgttctagtaatcactacatatttcttttgtgagatatgttagtaggatggtaaAATACATTCctcaacagaagtgtgtattaaaggtgtatacaagatacaactgagagtttttgctagtccgtagaatgctAGAAATgtgtacaaacttcactggatgaagtgagtatcatggagttggaatcttcaccggatgaaatgatcaaagagttatgatttcatcgaAAAACGacgaagaagcttgcatttgcaagaaattaagtgggagcgctgagacatatttataatactttatgtagatgacatatagttggttataaatgatgtaattgtaTACTTGatcaaaaggtttcattgagaattaacttcaatgagagGATATGAAccaaaacatatttagtgtcaagatctatgaagatagattgaaacatataataagtttaagttaaagtacataaaatgaatattgaagtagttcaatataaaaatattaagaaaagtgttgttttcatgtgaaggtttaacaagacttgagtgtatttaacactcgatgagtaaaaacacataagTGATTttggatcatgaataatatgtacaaaatcagatgtcctgtgctaaagtgttatgagcatataccagaatgattcatgtgatgatcattggacgacgatgaagaatatccctgagtgctttagaagaaccaaggatatatatagttttatatggggtaatgacaaacaaatcactgtaaggtgttacaccgatattagtttggtcacatataaaaataaaatttcaatctcaattaggctaagtgttgtttaaaaggtagcacaatgagctagaagatgtctatgctagatttagatgagttctaaatattgtgatggattctacaaaagaaggaagattatgtcattgttttgacaataattgaggatgttaagtcaagaagttctttgagaacttggtgtagttccgatagtgttagaactttgaagctatattgtgtgtgataatattagtgacatatttcagaccgcggaattaaggttccaccagaagatcaaacatatttaatgccgactcatttggaaaatgagtgatgcgtgaagacgcaaatgaattgcaaaatacatacgcttCTGAGCATGTaagatccgttgactgaaacctctcccgtgagcaaaacatgataagcaccagaaggccagggtgttatatctttacaaatgtaaactagattattgactctagtgcaagtgggagactgttggagatatgcccaagaggcaataataaagtggttattatatatctttgtgtttatgataaatgtttgcataccatgctataattgtattaaccgaaacattgatacatgtgtgttatgtaaacaacaaggagtccctagtaagcctcttgtataactagcttgttgattaatagatgatcatagtttcatgatcatgaacattggatgttattaataacaaggttatgtcattagatgaatgatataatggacacacccaaataagcgtagcataagatcacgtcattaagttcaattttctacaagctttcgatacatagttttacctagtcctttgaccatgagatcatgtaaatcacttataccggaagggtactttgattacatcaaacaccactgcgtaaatgggtggtcataaaggtgggattaagtattcggaaagtatgagttgaggcatatggatcaagagtgggatttgtccatcccgatgatggatagatatactctgggctctctcggtggaatgtcatctgattagcttgcaagcatgtgaatagttcacaagagatgatataccacgaTATGAGTAAAGAGTGCTTATCGttaacgaggttgaacgaggagataccgatgatcaaacctcggacaagtaaaatatcgcgtgacaaagggaatcagtatcgtatgtaaatggttcaatcgatcactaagttatcgttgaatgtgtgggagccattatggatctccagatcccgctattggttattggtcggagaggattctcgaccatgtctacatagttcacaaaccgtagggtgacacacttaaggtttgatgttgttttaagtagatatggaatatggaatggagttcgaatgtttatttggagtctcggatgggatccatgacatcacgaggaggtccagaatggtccggagaataagattcatatataggaagtcactttccaagtttggaaatgattcggtgcatttatggaaggcgctagaatgttctagaaccttccggaagaaatcaccatggaaggtggagtcccgattggactccaccaaccccaaccagccaaccaagtgggagggtggagtccatggaggactccacctccttggccgaccAAGAAAAAggggaaagggagagtccctgtccccctAGGTTGCGTCCATATGAcaatttttgaattggggtcttatttagatctttgggcaaacccttgggtgttccacctatataaagaggaggagagggagggggctggctaccccaagttggccgcaccacctaggcccCCCCAGGCCGACGCCCAaacagcccccctctcccaaaccctagcctctctcctcctccatcttctcccacaacgcttaggcgaagccttgccggagatctccaccgccaccgacaccacgccgtcatgctgtcaagattccgaggaggatctactacttccgctgcccgctggaacagggagaaggacgttgtcatcaacaccaaacgtgtgaccgagtacggaggtgctgcccgaccgtggcaccgtcaagatcttctacgcgctttcgaaagcggcaagtgatcgactacaacaacaacgagatctaatctcataggctttggaaatcttcgagggttagtctcatgatcttctcgttgctaccatcttctagattggatcttggcttgttattcgttcttgcggtaggaaattttttgttttctatgctacgaatcccatcactccGGGCGATGGCAATGccgatggtgatgaagaggccgaCTTGGTCGGCATCTCAGGCGTGGTCGATGAAGTTGCAGCCGACGGATCGACTGCGATTGGCGATGATGCAGCGGACGTAGCAACCATTGGAGCTGCGGCTACTACATGCTCCGTCGGGAAGATGAAGAACGCCCCCAACACTGATGTTGAGGTGGACGCTCCCGATCGCCGGATCCATCCCGCCACGCAGACCTGAAAAGGCCGATCGTGACGAGAAGGGGTGTGGGGTGAACTTGAAGTATCCGAAGTAGATCAGATCTTCCAGGGTCGATGAAGTTGGAGCCAACAAATACGACGCCGACGTGGATGCAGTCGGCGCAATCGGAACAGTCGACTTTGTGCCTTGGACAAGCAGGTTTCctatagacggcgccaattgacgaggtggCTCCTCGTCAATGccgaccatgaggggcttagggttagtGGAAGCGTGCATGTTAGCACTAAATGTCGGATACCAGATAAGCGAGgggcgagatttacccaggttcggggtcctCGTAGAGGTAATACCCATACGTCATGCATGTCTAATCTTGAttatcagtggcggagccagcacAGCAACCATGTGTAGTCAGTTTGAAActgtgtagtcaaatacatgtatttgtacAAATTTTTCAGTATTTCTTGAATACGTTTAGCCTGTGCTGCCAAAAAACAAATTGACTACACTGCTTgaacgtggctccgccactgttgattatggtttcgaaatgattacaatggggcagccgatagactgcGTGGTTGCGTTCTCACCGAGAGGCAAGGTGGCTAAGGTTTGGTGTATGCATGAAAGGTTGAGAGAGAGGGAGCATCCAATAGCCCTCTCCTGGCCATTATATACGAGGCTAGGTCCTGAGAGTCTAGCCCGGATTCGGTTACAATACAAAAGTAATCTATCTACTTCTTCCATATTTGAATATCTTCTTATCTTATACTTCAAGAATTCGGCACCTTCCATCTATTCTCCGTGCAACCGACGTCTTGGACCTCCTTGGGCTGCAGTGCTCCACAGGGGCCCCTGTTGGGCCAGACGAGGTAGGGCAATGTCGAGTAGCCGAagagtaatgcccacatcactatttctccaacaaaataaaagatagcataaagtaaaattttgagcgatgcaattcatgtcaacagtACTCATAAGGACGGGTTCCACACATCTCTTTGTTACATTGTTTTAGAGATACTCATGATTCATGTGTTTGACATCTTATAAGTAAGTGCCTCATGCCCCTTAGCCACTAACAAGTCACACCTCGTGCTCTTCAACTTTACATTACCATAGACCTTTCACATATTGTTTCAGCCAAGTATCACAAATGGGTTACTTgatgccacatgtacaaaggaccaaaggagatttaaaatatcgacttatataggccatccataccgggacaacaaagAAAACAGTCCTATGAGCATCCTCTCTAAGAGCTATCTCTCACTttttttcctctctttctttgttttttcactctctttcttttttatgtctttctttttccaaatttttTTATTTCTCTCCTTCTTTTCTCTCTTCTTATTGAGAATGTTcttgctgaaactttcaccatgattaggAATGGCTTCCGTTAGtgccccaatgctcttctctaacatatatgcGTACTTTAGTCTTTAGTTTGATAATCCCCTTTATTTCACAAGAGGCAACTATCAAGTAGCAGGAAAATCATGATGATCAACTCAAAGATAAGTGCAATGTTCAAAGGTGTTTCCCATGTCTGCATGGTTCCTACTTAGCTCATTACTTTTTTTCAAGAATTTCGGGGGGAGTGAACCCCGCCGCTTGTTATATTACCCGAAGTGCTTGGCAGTCATACCGTTTGTACAAATAGGGAGGGGTACAAGGGGAGaggcactacaagaaatgtgttaacTAGTGACCTTCTTGTAGTGACCAGAGAAATGTTAGTCATAATTCTATGACCATCTTGCAACAATTGGTCGTATATCATTTTGGAGGGTTCAAACCCTAATTTTCTATGACCATTATAGTGAGAAAGGTCTTAATTTACTCACATGAATTGGTTATAACATAGATGGCATGGTCTACGACCTTAATTTTAGCCAATGGCGACCAGTTTAAATGGTCAGGACTGGTGCTTCATGACGCCTTAAATTGATTGGTAGGCCACCTCAGCAATTTTGTCTGCGTGTCATGTCCGTGTGGCAACTTTCTCTGTGTCTCGATAGCACTAGGTTTAAATCTAGATGGGAGCAcatatcactacaagaaatatgttgaCTTGTGACCTTCTCTCAGTGACCCTGGGTAAAATTGTCATGATTATATGACGATTTCTCAACAGATGGTCGTAAGCCGTTTGAGAGGGTCAAAACCCTAGAAACTTACGACGATTTAGCTGAAAAACGTCGTAGTTTTAGTAGGTGAAATCGTCATAATCTTGAAGACACAACTTAGGACCTTCTTTTTAGACGATGATGACCAATTTAGATCGTCGTAATTGCTAATACGTGATTCGTTCAGATGATAGGATGGCCACCTCACCAATTTCACCTACATGTCATGTCCATGTGTCAATTTCCACTTATGTGTCTAGATATCACTAGTTTGGAACCTAACACTGACGTGTGGGACCTATAGGTCAATAGGATATTCTATTAGAAATACTATATGGGCCCTCGAAGCTGGGTCCCGGAGACAGTTACACTCGTTTGGGTAGGTAAGAAGTGAAATTCGTGAGGGAAGACACCCGCGGAATCGAAAGCCGAAAGAGCCACCGGCCGCCTATCCGCGCACCGTGGCGAAATGAAAATTTCCGTAAGTGCCCACGCACATCTCTCCCTCGCGCCATCCACCCTCCTCTTctctaaccctaacgcatctggACAGCTCCCCCCGCCGCCACCCACCCTTCACCCATTCGATTTCATTCGCGTACTTCTTTCTACCGCAGCTAACccgccaaggccgccgccgccgcgtcagaTCCGGAGGCCATCGTGACCCGCGACCCCAAGCTCTCTGCCGCTGGATCTGGCCGCCCCTGTCCTCTCTATTTCCCTTCTCCCCTCTCTTTCTCTCCCATTAATTTCCATATCTCAATCTCTCTTTCTGCAGGCAGCCCAAGACCTGATCGAGGGCCATTCACGGGCGGAAGCTCGACTTGCGATCATCGCCCAACAGCTCGCTCACCCATCGCCCCTGGAGTACCTCAAGAACTGGACACCGAGCTTGTAATGGCTACCGGGCTACCTACCCTCTTCGGCCACATCTTCCTGCTCGAGATCCGCGTCCCAAGCGGCTTCGCTGTCGAAGACGACTTCTCCGCTGCCGAGGTGACCACGTATGACCTGCTGTTCTTCCTCTATTATCGTCTGTTTCGGTAGATCTTTCCTGCTGGTGCGTTCATTTCACATACCTAGATCTCAGTAACAATGGGCCTGATCTTGTTCCCGTTTTACCATCCTAGAACTCGGATGCCTAGATCCCATCTGCATAGTGCGAGTGAACTTTTTCTGAGTGATAATTTACAACACTAGATCTCATGATTTCCCAGTTAGGAGATATGAAACTAAGTAGCTTTTCGTTTGTTTGGGTTGCTCCCATTTTTGTCTGAATCCTAAATGGAATGGTCTTGTCCAGGCCCAAACTCTGTTACTGAACCAAACTACCGCAGAATCCTAAATAATAATCCATTTGATTCATATATATTGTCCTTACTTTGTCGTTACTATAGTTCTACAATTCATTCTCTTTAGATTTATGAGACTAAAACAAACTACTTCAGAATCAGAGACCTGCCAATTGTTGTTTTAATTATCAGTTATTAGTACCTCCACCACTAAGAAACTAAACGATCTTACTGGTACACCTTTCTACTTATTAAACATTATAGAAGCTTGCTGAACCAGATTGTCGATGAGTTAATCCTAATGGACCATGCACTTACTCCTTAATTAGCTTTCCATCTTGATTGCTAttttcataaagtagctcaagtcTAGTTTTGATTTTGATTTTAGTCAGCACATCACATTATGAAATTGTAGATCTTATCATAAGAGAATAGGTTCTCCGAAGTGCCTCTTGTTTCGTATTACATGAATGTTCAACTTGTAGAGTGAGCAGTATTTGAATATAAAAGTGCAGAATTTCTTGCCTTATCTTTGCTATTATTTTTAGGACTAACTCTGTTTGCATACCCTTTTGCTCTTGAAGCAGTCTATTTTctatggtggtgtcgagattcatGATAGACACAGGGATATGCATCTCGACATAGAAAACAGGTCTTATGAGGTCTGTTTTCTTTAGCAAGGCATTACCTGTATCTTCATCCAAGCCAAAATTTATTCAAGATAGTTGCGGTCTGCTCTAATTTCTTGTGCTTGCCGCAACCTTCAAGTAGTGTATGAAATATCTAGACAATGCCCATCAAGTAGGTTATATGTGGAGAGTATCTACTTTGTGTTGTACATAATAATGTGGCCGCTTTAAACAATGATGTCCGTGGTCTTGATTACCGTCTAGAACATTCTCTCGTTTTTTGAAGTTACCGAGCTTAATATGCCTAGTTTTTTGAAGCTAGTTTGCTACTGTTATTTCTACTCTGTAATTACTTTGCTGTTTCAATTGGAATTTTGCAATCGTGTCCCCTTGTTCAAATTCCTGCATATCGTGATTTGCTCTTTGTGCTCTTTGTCCTTTTGATGTCCTGTACTTAACTTTGATGTTTGCATTGTAGGAGAAACCTCCCTACGTCACTAAGGTTGAGAAGCTTTGTTCAAGTTCCACCGAGTGGTAAGCGTTGTTTTCTCCGCCTTTGCTTCTATA contains the following coding sequences:
- the LOC124684636 gene encoding uncharacterized protein LOC124684636 isoform X2; protein product: MATGLPTLFGHIFLLEIRVPSGFAVEDDFSAAESIFYGGVEIHDRHRDMHLDIENRSYEEKPPYVTKVEKLCSSSTEWMDVIAYGGSFLGLVLVSSHLLRCDAGRNGAHGEKSGMLPWRWWTEEVLMM
- the LOC124684636 gene encoding uncharacterized protein LOC124684636 isoform X1 — translated: MATGLPTLFGHIFLLEIRVPSGFAVEDDFSAAEQSIFYGGVEIHDRHRDMHLDIENRSYEEKPPYVTKVEKLCSSSTEWMDVIAYGGSFLGLVLVSSHLLRCDAGRNGAHGEKSGMLPWRWWTEEVLMM